The following are from one region of the Sandaracinus amylolyticus genome:
- a CDS encoding phosphatase PAP2 family protein: protein MDAELLVAINDLRSPALDAALGPLGEHGYLLYPAFLVALLVMRRRAVATTTRDGLLAFLLALFVTETFLKPLFARPRPTAIPEILAQLEVLGSVPGARSWSMPSGTAAACGAGAAWIWNRLGWRAGLPAAIIAVLACFARLYAGVHWPTDLLFGATLGIFIALGVDRFSRWAG, encoded by the coding sequence GTGGACGCCGAGCTGCTCGTCGCGATCAACGACCTCCGATCGCCCGCGCTCGACGCGGCGCTCGGTCCGCTGGGAGAGCACGGCTACCTGCTCTATCCCGCGTTCCTCGTCGCGCTGCTCGTCATGCGGCGGCGCGCGGTCGCGACCACCACGCGCGACGGCCTGCTCGCGTTCCTGCTCGCGCTCTTCGTCACCGAGACGTTCCTCAAGCCGCTCTTCGCGCGGCCGCGCCCCACCGCGATCCCCGAGATCCTCGCGCAGCTCGAGGTGCTCGGGAGCGTGCCCGGCGCGCGCTCGTGGTCGATGCCCTCGGGCACCGCCGCCGCGTGCGGCGCGGGCGCGGCGTGGATCTGGAACCGCCTCGGATGGCGCGCCGGGCTGCCCGCCGCGATCATCGCGGTGCTCGCGTGCTTCGCGCGCCTCTACGCAGGCGTGCACTGGCCGACGGACCTGCTCTTCGGCGCGACGCTGGGGATCTTCATCGCGCTCGGAGTGGACCGGTTCTCTCGCTGGGCCGGGTGA
- the add gene encoding adenosine deaminase: MALPLSFFERLPKTDLHVHLDGSLRLETILELAEQDGIQLPGRTPAELAKAMHLGENTGSLVEYLKAFDVTLKVLQTEEALTRVAFELGEDCAKENVRYMEVRYAPMLHTRKGLRLTTVVEAVLEGLWQAKEKYGIESNVIICGIRNISPQSSLEMAQLAVAYKNRGVVAFDLAGAEYDNPAKHHRESFQLVRDNNINVTIHAGEAYGPESIHQAIHVCGAHRIGHGCRLREDGDLLHYVNDHRIALECCPSSNVQTGAVRDLATHPIKLYYDLGLRVTVNTDNRLITDTTVSKELWLCHTQLGMTLPEIKRMILNGFKAAFLPFHQKQSFLRRIARELSAFPDDEAAVLASEPGLSATIVPEVAQPATHDVA, from the coding sequence ATGGCACTCCCTCTCTCGTTCTTCGAGCGTCTCCCCAAGACCGACCTGCACGTCCACCTCGACGGGTCGCTGCGTCTGGAGACGATCCTGGAGCTCGCGGAGCAGGACGGAATCCAGCTCCCGGGACGTACCCCTGCCGAGCTCGCGAAGGCGATGCACCTCGGCGAGAACACCGGTTCGCTCGTCGAGTACCTCAAGGCCTTCGACGTCACCCTCAAGGTCCTGCAGACCGAAGAGGCGCTCACCCGCGTCGCCTTCGAGCTCGGCGAGGACTGCGCGAAGGAGAACGTGCGGTACATGGAGGTGCGCTACGCGCCCATGCTCCACACGCGCAAGGGCCTTCGCCTCACCACCGTCGTCGAGGCCGTCCTCGAGGGCCTGTGGCAGGCGAAGGAGAAGTACGGCATCGAGTCGAACGTCATCATCTGCGGCATCCGCAACATCTCGCCGCAGAGCTCGCTCGAGATGGCGCAGCTCGCCGTCGCGTACAAGAACCGCGGCGTCGTCGCGTTCGATCTCGCGGGCGCCGAGTACGACAACCCCGCGAAGCATCATCGCGAGAGCTTCCAGCTCGTCCGCGACAACAACATCAACGTCACGATCCACGCGGGCGAGGCGTACGGGCCCGAGTCGATCCACCAGGCGATCCACGTCTGCGGCGCGCACCGCATCGGCCACGGATGCCGCCTGCGCGAGGACGGCGACCTGCTGCACTACGTGAACGATCACCGGATCGCGCTCGAGTGCTGCCCCAGCTCGAACGTGCAGACCGGCGCGGTGCGCGACCTCGCGACGCACCCGATCAAGCTCTACTACGACCTCGGCCTGCGCGTGACGGTGAACACCGACAACCGGCTGATCACCGACACCACGGTCTCGAAGGAGCTCTGGCTCTGCCACACCCAGCTCGGCATGACGCTCCCCGAGATCAAGCGGATGATCCTCAACGGCTTCAAGGCGGCGTTCCTCCCGTTCCACCAGAAGCAGTCGTTCCTGCGCCGCATCGCGCGCGAGCTCTCGGCGTTCCCCGACGACGAGGCCGCGGTCCTCGCCTCGGAGCCGGGGCTGTCCGCGACCATCGTCCCCGAGGTGGCCCAGCCGGCGACGCACGACGTCGCTTGA
- a CDS encoding TonB-dependent receptor, producing the protein MPLRSLVLCALASVVALASPASAQETRVPPRVLELPELVLPDGAAVSELELVVVVAIDGSAQLEGCAHDASVCDAARDVIARARFEPARVGDRVVAARTRVVLRARPPEVEAPRPDGPDEPEAEPAVEPVPSSEPLFSARARAPLPAGTRRFELAEIRDVPGAFGDPFRALEAMPGVTPVATGVPYVYVRGAPPASSLYVYDDLPLPMLFHLGIGPAVIHPRMLGPVRLHAGVAPARYGRHLGGVIVGEGPEARDVDRVAGEVELRLLDANGYVETPLLGGEIMGALRIGYPGLVLSLITDEAELFYGDYQLRGRIPLSSREELRLVWIGSFDQLVLRSDETTTTTTVQFHRGELRFVRRIGAGAELGLALRAGFEESSIGTDDPNALSLAIAATTIGPRLWLALVEGPVRLRIGADAIGSFGRSVPPANVDTFDPFRYDGVFSTSAVRSTSGAFAELIWAIDPTWSIEVGGRFDLWTAGSYATGAIDPRLRVTARVLDALELHVGGAIVRQPATFLVPLPGVADVPMLRGLQTAYQAEVGARYEHPLFEAELQLFAHRYEALAFVDFFLLAASTQEVCARPGGGCQRIDGVPRTNGTSWGGELFVRMPPSNEIPVSGWVSYTLAWNEVEEIAGIAMRPSYDVRHLLNTVVQWHVVEGFHAGVRLLVRSGAPRGVFYRDDVGATQRLERELDAYARLDVQLSYAWDAGWGRMRVSLDWLNASFSEEPIALSCTNDDTGPPTDCRQQKTPPIVGPNLGLRIEL; encoded by the coding sequence GTGCCGCTCCGATCGCTCGTGCTCTGCGCGCTCGCCTCGGTCGTCGCGCTCGCCTCGCCCGCGAGCGCGCAGGAGACCCGCGTCCCACCACGGGTGCTCGAGCTCCCCGAGCTGGTCTTGCCCGACGGCGCCGCGGTCTCGGAGCTCGAGCTGGTGGTGGTCGTCGCGATCGACGGCAGCGCGCAGCTCGAGGGCTGCGCTCACGACGCGAGCGTGTGCGACGCGGCGCGCGACGTGATCGCGCGGGCGCGCTTCGAGCCGGCGCGCGTCGGTGATCGCGTGGTCGCCGCGCGCACCCGCGTCGTGCTGCGAGCGCGCCCTCCGGAGGTCGAAGCGCCGCGGCCCGACGGGCCCGACGAGCCCGAGGCCGAGCCGGCGGTCGAGCCCGTCCCATCGAGCGAGCCGCTCTTCTCCGCGCGCGCCCGCGCTCCCTTGCCCGCGGGCACCCGTCGCTTCGAGCTCGCCGAGATCCGCGACGTCCCCGGGGCGTTCGGCGATCCCTTCCGCGCGCTCGAGGCGATGCCCGGCGTGACCCCGGTCGCCACCGGCGTGCCCTACGTCTACGTGCGCGGCGCGCCGCCCGCGAGCTCGCTCTACGTCTACGACGACCTGCCGCTCCCGATGCTCTTCCATCTCGGCATCGGGCCCGCGGTGATCCATCCGCGCATGCTCGGCCCGGTGCGCCTGCACGCGGGCGTCGCGCCGGCGCGCTACGGGCGTCACCTCGGCGGCGTGATCGTCGGCGAGGGGCCCGAGGCGCGCGACGTCGATCGGGTCGCCGGCGAGGTCGAGCTCCGCCTGCTCGACGCCAACGGGTACGTCGAGACGCCGCTCCTCGGAGGCGAGATCATGGGCGCGCTGCGCATCGGGTATCCGGGGCTCGTGCTCTCGCTGATCACCGACGAGGCGGAGCTCTTCTACGGCGACTACCAGCTCCGCGGTCGCATCCCGCTCTCGTCGCGCGAAGAGCTGCGCCTCGTGTGGATCGGCTCGTTCGATCAGCTCGTGCTGCGCAGCGACGAGACCACCACGACGACGACGGTGCAGTTCCATCGCGGCGAGCTGCGCTTCGTGCGCAGGATCGGCGCGGGCGCGGAGCTGGGCCTCGCGCTCCGCGCCGGGTTCGAGGAGAGCTCGATCGGCACCGACGATCCGAACGCGCTCTCGCTCGCGATCGCCGCGACCACGATCGGCCCGCGCCTCTGGCTCGCGCTGGTGGAGGGGCCGGTGCGGCTGCGCATCGGCGCCGACGCGATCGGCTCGTTCGGACGCTCGGTGCCCCCCGCCAACGTCGACACCTTCGATCCCTTCCGATACGACGGCGTGTTCTCGACGAGCGCGGTGCGCAGCACGTCGGGCGCGTTCGCCGAGCTGATCTGGGCGATCGATCCCACCTGGTCGATCGAGGTCGGTGGTCGCTTCGATCTCTGGACCGCGGGAAGCTACGCGACCGGCGCGATCGATCCGCGGCTGCGGGTGACCGCGCGCGTGCTCGACGCGCTCGAGCTCCACGTCGGGGGCGCGATCGTGCGACAGCCCGCGACGTTCCTGGTGCCGCTGCCGGGCGTGGCCGACGTGCCGATGCTGCGCGGCCTCCAGACCGCCTATCAGGCGGAGGTCGGCGCGCGCTACGAGCACCCGCTCTTCGAGGCGGAGCTCCAGCTCTTCGCGCATCGCTACGAGGCGCTGGCGTTCGTCGACTTCTTCCTGCTCGCGGCGAGCACGCAGGAGGTCTGCGCGCGCCCGGGCGGTGGATGCCAGCGGATCGACGGAGTGCCGCGCACCAACGGCACGTCGTGGGGCGGCGAGCTCTTCGTGCGGATGCCGCCCTCGAACGAGATCCCGGTGAGCGGATGGGTCAGCTACACGCTCGCCTGGAACGAGGTCGAGGAGATCGCGGGGATCGCGATGCGTCCGAGCTACGACGTGCGGCACCTGCTCAACACCGTCGTGCAGTGGCACGTCGTCGAGGGCTTCCACGCGGGCGTGCGCCTGCTGGTGCGCAGCGGCGCGCCGCGCGGCGTGTTCTACCGGGACGACGTCGGCGCGACGCAGCGCCTCGAGCGCGAGCTCGACGCCTACGCGCGCCTCGACGTCCAGCTCTCGTACGCGTGGGACGCGGGGTGGGGCCGCATGCGCGTGTCGCTCGACTGGCTCAACGCGAGCTTCTCCGAGGAGCCGATCGCGCTCTCCTGCACGAACGACGACACCGGCCCTCCCACCGACTGCCGACAACAGAAGACGCCGCCGATCGTCGGCCCGAACCTCGGCCTGCGAATCGAGCTCTGA
- a CDS encoding TatD family hydrolase has protein sequence MALFDSHCHLDAPALEPDRDDVIARAIERGVDGVLVPAVSPDRWDALAALRARWSAVRIAIGVHPYVLASCAVDDALATMEARAKALGAVAIGECGFDRRVAIDLARQSEIVDAHVEIARALEKPIVLHVVGAHGLALERMERHGPLRAGGVVHAWSGPAELVARWVALGFSIGIGPVVTWARARRVKESARVVPIERLLVETDAPDGHLEGATRGEPSDVDEVVRAVAAEREVGAQELRVATWANAIRLFRRA, from the coding sequence ATGGCGCTCTTCGACTCGCACTGCCACCTCGACGCTCCTGCGCTCGAGCCCGATCGCGACGACGTGATCGCGCGGGCGATCGAGCGCGGCGTCGACGGCGTGCTGGTCCCCGCGGTGTCGCCGGATCGATGGGACGCGCTCGCCGCGCTTCGCGCGCGCTGGAGCGCGGTGCGGATCGCGATCGGCGTCCACCCCTACGTGCTCGCGTCGTGCGCGGTCGACGACGCGCTCGCGACGATGGAGGCGCGCGCGAAGGCGCTCGGCGCGGTCGCGATCGGCGAGTGCGGCTTCGATCGCCGCGTCGCGATCGATCTCGCGCGTCAGAGCGAGATCGTCGACGCGCACGTCGAGATCGCGCGCGCGCTCGAGAAGCCGATCGTGCTGCACGTGGTGGGCGCGCACGGGCTCGCGCTCGAGCGCATGGAGCGACATGGGCCGCTGCGCGCGGGCGGCGTGGTGCACGCGTGGAGCGGGCCCGCCGAGCTCGTCGCGCGGTGGGTCGCGCTGGGCTTCTCGATCGGCATCGGGCCCGTCGTGACGTGGGCGCGCGCGCGGCGCGTGAAGGAGAGCGCGCGCGTCGTGCCCATCGAGCGGCTCCTGGTCGAGACCGACGCGCCCGACGGCCACCTCGAGGGCGCGACGCGCGGTGAGCCCTCGGACGTGGACGAGGTCGTGCGCGCCGTCGCCGCCGAGCGAGAGGTGGGCGCGCAGGAGTTGCGCGTCGCCACGTGGGCCAACGCAATCCGCCTCTTCCGCCGTGCGTGA
- a CDS encoding tRNA threonylcarbamoyladenosine dehydratase → MPLPLVSASNDSLPSTDLRTEEAPESTYKTHRRFDRAARLFSEPGLHRLTGARVLVFGMGGVGSFAAESLARSGVGHVTLIDFDDVCVTNTNRQLHAMRGNIGKPKVEIMAERLRLVSPSATIEPVRRFYREEDADELLSGRIDYVIDAIDSIAAKVHLLATCVTRGIPIVSSMGAAARIDPTRVRTADLADTEVCPLARDVRRLMRVKHGIEVKRGRPIGVTAVYSEETPIAPAPVSYDEGQGFVCVCPNKDNGMYTCEKRARIDGSASFVTGTFGMVAASVAVRGLIG, encoded by the coding sequence ATGCCGTTGCCGTTGGTCTCCGCCTCGAACGACTCGCTGCCCTCCACCGACCTGCGCACCGAAGAGGCGCCCGAGTCGACCTACAAGACGCATCGCCGCTTCGATCGCGCGGCGCGCCTCTTCAGCGAGCCGGGGCTCCATCGTTTGACGGGCGCGCGCGTCCTCGTCTTCGGCATGGGCGGCGTCGGATCGTTCGCCGCCGAGTCGCTCGCGCGCAGCGGCGTCGGGCACGTCACGCTGATCGACTTCGACGACGTGTGCGTGACCAACACGAACCGTCAGCTCCACGCGATGCGCGGCAACATCGGCAAGCCGAAGGTGGAGATCATGGCCGAGCGCCTGCGGCTCGTGAGCCCGAGCGCGACGATCGAGCCGGTGCGCCGCTTCTATCGCGAAGAGGACGCGGACGAGCTGCTCTCGGGGCGCATCGACTACGTGATCGACGCGATCGACAGCATCGCCGCGAAGGTGCACCTGCTCGCGACCTGCGTGACGCGCGGCATCCCGATCGTGTCGTCGATGGGCGCCGCGGCGCGCATCGATCCCACCCGGGTGCGCACCGCCGATCTCGCCGACACCGAGGTGTGCCCGCTCGCGCGCGACGTGCGCCGCCTCATGCGCGTGAAGCACGGCATCGAGGTGAAGCGCGGAAGGCCGATCGGCGTGACCGCGGTGTACAGCGAGGAGACGCCGATCGCGCCCGCGCCGGTCTCGTACGACGAGGGCCAGGGCTTCGTGTGCGTCTGTCCCAACAAGGACAACGGGATGTACACGTGCGAGAAGCGCGCGCGCATCGACGGCTCGGCGTCGTTCGTGACCGGCACGTTCGGGATGGTCGCGGCGAGCGTCGCGGTGCGCGGGCTCATCGGCTGA
- a CDS encoding RCC1 domain-containing protein — translation MLRTPTLLLTTLALGCSFELNNPTPQHDAGPGEIVCGEETECVLGQLATGQRHTCIVVGEDALCFGDNAHGQSRPELRDVIAAMGPVDQRVDSPGGLPSFSAGMAHTCATYWGYPICWGRADIVGGAPSPRLVSRSDGVWNGIQTGTLHQCWTQDTFDETHTPQRQVMCSGAWDGARFGVAAPEPVAIELPVAQHAWVGVVHVGGFRTCTGVFDPDEVREQTWCWGGVPPEGPWEDGAWREAPHPEPLADRGISALGATHACAIPFDGRDHESAVECWGENDHGELGVPPGEETPDARVRVPFELQTPSRVCVGGEVRVDDGIVSYGASHTCAVDQLGVVCWGSNDRGQSGAPPSEGALSPRRVEGPTQITALACGGAHTCATTLTNELWCWGANDHGQLGSPPSEPLAPHRVTLRW, via the coding sequence ATGCTGCGAACTCCGACACTCTTGCTCACGACGCTCGCGCTGGGCTGCAGCTTCGAGCTGAACAATCCGACTCCGCAGCACGACGCGGGCCCCGGGGAGATCGTCTGTGGCGAGGAGACCGAGTGCGTGCTCGGCCAGCTCGCGACGGGGCAGCGTCACACCTGCATCGTCGTGGGCGAGGACGCGCTGTGCTTCGGCGACAACGCCCATGGCCAGTCGCGCCCCGAGCTCCGCGACGTGATCGCCGCGATGGGGCCGGTCGATCAACGGGTGGATTCTCCCGGCGGACTGCCGAGCTTCTCCGCGGGCATGGCGCACACCTGCGCCACGTACTGGGGATATCCGATCTGCTGGGGGCGCGCGGACATCGTGGGTGGCGCGCCGAGCCCGCGTCTCGTGTCGCGCAGCGACGGTGTGTGGAACGGAATCCAGACTGGCACGCTCCATCAGTGCTGGACCCAGGACACGTTCGACGAGACGCACACTCCGCAGCGTCAGGTGATGTGCAGTGGCGCGTGGGATGGAGCCCGGTTCGGCGTGGCCGCGCCCGAGCCGGTCGCGATCGAGCTCCCGGTGGCCCAGCACGCGTGGGTCGGCGTCGTGCACGTGGGCGGGTTCCGGACGTGCACCGGCGTGTTCGATCCCGACGAAGTGCGCGAGCAGACGTGGTGCTGGGGCGGCGTGCCGCCCGAGGGGCCGTGGGAGGACGGCGCGTGGCGCGAGGCACCGCACCCCGAGCCGCTCGCGGATCGCGGGATCTCCGCGCTCGGTGCGACCCACGCGTGCGCGATCCCGTTCGACGGGAGGGACCACGAGTCGGCCGTCGAGTGCTGGGGCGAGAACGATCACGGCGAGCTCGGCGTCCCGCCCGGCGAGGAGACGCCCGACGCGCGGGTGCGCGTCCCCTTCGAGCTCCAGACCCCTTCGCGGGTCTGCGTGGGCGGCGAGGTGCGGGTCGACGACGGCATCGTGTCGTACGGCGCGTCGCACACCTGCGCGGTCGACCAGCTCGGCGTCGTTTGTTGGGGCTCCAACGATCGCGGCCAGTCCGGCGCACCGCCGAGCGAAGGCGCCCTCTCGCCCCGTCGCGTCGAAGGGCCCACCCAGATCACCGCGCTCGCATGCGGCGGCGCCCACACCTGCGCCACGACGCTCACGAACGAGCTCTGGTGCTGGGGCGCGAACGATCACGGCCAGCTCGGCTCACCGCCGTCCGAGCCCCTCGCGCCCCACCGCGTGACGTTGCGCTGGTGA